From the Candidatus Eisenbacteria bacterium genome, the window GATCCTGCACGGCACTTCCAGCGTGGGACGCTCGAAGCTCGAGTCGGCGCGCGCGCGGCTCGCCGACATGAACCCGCTGATCCGCGTGGACCTCTACGAAGCGCGACTGTCACGCGACAACGCCTTCGAGATCCTCGAGCCCTATCAAATCGTGGTCGACGGCACCGACAACTTTCCGACCCGTTATCTGGTGAACGACGCCTGCGCGTTGCTCGCCAAGCCCAACGTCCACGGCAGCATCTTCCGCTTCGAGGGTCAGGTGAGCGTGTTCGACGCCACCCGCGGGCCGTGCTACCGCTGCCTCTATCCCGAGCCGCCGCCGCCGGGGCTCGTCCCCTCCTGCGCCGAGGGCGGCGTGCTGGGCGTGCTGCCCGGCGTCATCGGCGTGCTGCAGGGCATCGAGACGCTCAAGCTCCTGCTCGGGATCGGCGAGCCGCTGATCGGACGACTGCTGATCTTCGAAGCCCTCGGCATGAGCTTCCGTGAGCTCAAGCTGCGCAAGGATCCCGCCTGCCCGCTGTGCGGCGAGCGCCCGACCATCCGCGAGCTGATCGACTACGAGCAGTTCTGCGGCATCACGCCGTCTCCGGATGCGGAGGACGAGCGCTGGGAGATCGGGCCGCAGGAGCTTTCGGATGCGCGCCGGCGCGGGGATCTGGTCCTGCTCGACGTGCGCGAGCCTCAGGAGCACGCGATCGCGCACATCGAAGGCGCTCGGCTGATGCCGCTCGGCGCCCTGCCGGCGCGCATCTCCGAGCTGGACTCGAGCCAGCCGATCGTCGTGTTCTGTCATCACGGGGTGCGCAGCAGGATGGCGCTCGACTTCATGCGGCGCGCCGGATTCGCCAAGATCCAGCACCTGCGCGGGGGCATCGACGCCTGGTCACGCGACGTCGATCCCACCGTGCCTCGTTATTGACCTTTCGATGGAGGATAGACCGATGCGCCGCTCGATCAGGCGATGGTGGTGGGTGCTGGGAATCGCGCTGCTCGCCGGCTGCGCCAAGAATCCCGTTACCGGCAAGAGCGAGCTGTCGCTGGTCAGCGGGGCTCAGGAAGCGCAGATGGGGAAGGAGGGCTACAACGCCGTCATCCAGGAGTACGGGATCTACGAGGACCCCAAGCTCCAGGCCTACGTCGACAGCATCGGGCAGAGCCTCGCGCGCGTCTCGCACACGCCCCAAGGCCCATGGAAGTTCACGCTGCTCGACGATCCGACGGTGAACGCCTTCGCCATGCCCGGCGGTTACGTGTACATGACGCGCGGGATGATGTCGCATCTGAACTCGGAGGCGCAGCTCGCCGGAGTGATGGGCCACGAGATCGGCCACGTCACCGCGCGGCACTCGGCGCAACGCATCACGCAGCAGCAGCTCGCCGGCATCGGGCTCGGCGTCGCCGGGATCTTCTCGACGGGATTCCGGCGCTACAGCGAAGTGGCCACGCAGGCGCTCGGCCTGATGTTCCTCAAGTACGGGCGCGATGACGAGAACCAGTCCGACGAGCTGGGCGTGCAGTACTCCACCGCCGCGGGCTGGGATCCACGCGACATTCCCGCCACCTACGCGATGCTCAAGCGCGTCTCCGACCAGGCCGGCCAGCGGCTGCCGTCGTTCCTCTCGACCCATCCCGACCCGGGCAGCCGTGAAGAGCGGACGCGGGCGCTGGCGGAGAAGGCGGCGGCGGGCAAGACGGGGCTTATCGTGCGCGAGCGCGCGTACCTGCAACGGCTGGATGGCATGATCTACGGCCGCGACCCGCAGCAGGGCTACTTCGAAGGCACGCATTACTACCATCCGAAGCTGGCGTTCCAGATCACCTTCCCGGAGGGCTGGAAGACGCAGGACTCGCGCAGCTTCGTGATGGGGGCGTCGCAGGACCAGAAGGCCGTCATGCAGCTCACGCTCGCCCCCAAGAGCGACCTTTCGCCGGCGGCGTACATCGACGCGCTCCGGAAGGACAACCGCATCGCCGATTCCCAAGGCGCCAACGAGACGATCGGCGGCTACCAGGCGTGGGTGGGAAGAGTCGCGGTCCAGAACCAGCAGGGCCAGCAGGCCACGCTGGTCGCGGTCCTGATTCGCACTTCGCCCGAGCTGATGTATCAGATCCTCGGGCAGCCCGGCAGCGAGGCGGGCGAGCAGCAGATCCTCAGAGCCGCTCGCTCGTTCGGCAGGCTGACCGATCCCGCGCGGCTCTCGGTCAAGCCGGACCGCTTGCGCGTTGTTCCGGTGACGAGATCCGGCGATTTCATGTCGGTGGTGCAAGCCCAGGGTCCGCAGGCCATCGGCATCGAGCAGACCGCGATCATGAACAACAAGTTCAACGACCAGCAGGTGAACGCAGGCGAGCTGATCAAGATCGTCGCCCGCGGTCGCTAGCCTACGAGGGATGCGGGAGTAGGCCTACTCGAACGTCAGCAGCCAAATGTCGCTTTCGTTGATCTGACGAACGACGATCAGCGTGCGTCCATCCGCGGAGAGCCGCAGGTCCCCCGGACCGGGGATTCCGGGAATTTCCCGCGAGGTTTTGGTCACGACGTCCCAAAGCACTGCGGAATTGCGATTGACGTCCCATCCGATGATCCTGTGGCTGTCGGGCAGCCATGACCAGGTCTGGATTGACGTCGGTTGCGCCGACAGCGCTTCCGCGTGCCGCGTCGCGAGCGTGAAAATCGCCGGACAGCGGCCCTGGGGGAGCACGAGGTCGCCCATGATTCGAGTTCCGTCCGGCGACCATGCGAGTGGAGTGAAGCCGTCATAGACCGAATCGATGACGGCTGGAGTTGGGAGCTTGCCTGCAGTGAACCAGTCGTCACGGACCTGAGCGATGCCCAATTCAAGACCACCGCTCCCCGATTGCGCCACTGCGAGGCGAGAACCGTCCTTCGTCATGTCCACCTCGATGGTTTCGTAGCGGGAGTCGCCCGCGATCTTCCTCAGCTCGGTCCCATCGGATCGCACCAGCCAGGTTGCGTACTTCCCGTCACGGTTCGAATAGAACATGATCCAGCCGGTGCCACGCACCCATGACGGCCCACGGTTCCGGAATCCGTCGTCGGTCAGACGCCGTCGTTCCGTTCCATCCCGGCGCATGATGGTGATGTTCTCGCCCGGAGAGCCCGTCCGGTAGGCGATCCAGGATCCGTCGTCGGATAGGTCCGCCTGGACGATGGGTGTGGACGTTCCGAACACTTGCACGGGCTGCGAAGTGGGCTTCCCGATGATCGGATCGAAGCCTCCCTGCAGGACTTCGGACCTGGCGTCATTCACCATGATTGCGAGGCGCTTGCCATCGGCAGAAAAGCTTCCCCTCATCACCCGCGCCACGCCCGCGGTCACGGGCTCGGGGGCGCCGCGCACCGTTCCACCCGCTTCATCGATCGCGACTCGCCACAGATCGGGAATGCCGCTGCGATCGCTGATGAAATAGATCGACCGCCCGTCCGGCGCCCAGAACGGACCCCAGTCCGCCGCGAGATCCCGGGTGACGGGCTTCAAGTCGCCCCCATCGGGACGGATGGTCTTGAGATCTCGTTGGCCCGCCTCCGCCGACCAGAACGCAATGCGATGCCCGGATGGCGACCACGCAGGATCCACCGCGTCGCCCGTATAGATCCGCTTCTTCTCTCCGCTCGCCACGTCCACGACCCACAGGTTCGCCGTCGCACCCCGTCCATAAGGACTGACGACCCGCTCCGTGCTGTAGACGATCTTGCGTCCGTCCGGGGACCAGCTTGGATGGGAGCCTTCGCTCGTCAGCTTGCGTGGCGACTCGCCGGTGGCTCCCATGACGAATACACCGCCGCCTTCGCGCGTCGAGCTGAACGCAATCCGCTCCCCATCGGGCGAGTACACAGGATCGTAGTCGGCGTGCCGAGAGTTCGCGGTCAGGTTGATGGGGTTCTCTCCGCCGACGCGCAGCAGATAGATGTCCTCGTCGGCGCCGGAACGTGAGACGAAGAGGAGCATCTTCCCATCCGGCGAGAGCTGCGGACTGACTTCCTGTCCGTGATAGTCCGTGAGCTTGTTCACCGAGACCACGTGCGGGCCGGACCGCGCTCCAGACGAGGCCCCACGACCCCCCGGAAGCAGCCTCTCGCCGATGAACAGGCCCGCGGCCAGCGCCACGAGCGCCGTGGTGGGGAGGATCCAGGCGGCATGACGCACGACACGTGGCGAACTGGAGGCCGCGTTCGCCAACGAGCTGGATTGCGCGATCCACTGCAGCTCGCGACGCAGATCCCCCGCGCTCTGCCAACGGTCGTCGGGATCCTTCGCCAGGCACTGCTGCACCACGCGGTCGAGTGCGGGCGGCGTCATCGGGACGCGCTCGGAAATGCGCGGCGGGTCGGTGTTCATGATCGAGGCAATCAACGAAGCCTGACTCTTGCCCTCGAACGCGCGCTGGCCGGTCGCCATCTCGTAGAGCACGCAGCCCAGCGCCCAGAGATCGCTGCGTGCGTCGGCTTCGTTCCCCTCGAGCTGTTCGGGAGCCAAGTACTGAAAGGTGCCGACGATCGTGCCTTCGGCCGTCAATGGAGAGGCGAGGTGGGGCGATTGGCTGAGCGCGAGGGTCGCAACGGTGACGGACACCGGATGCACGACTCCATCGAGAGCGCTGCGCGCGAGGCCGAAATCCATGAGCTTGGCGCCCGTCTTCGTCAGCATGATGTTGCCCGGCTTGAGGTCGCGGTGCGTCACCCCGGCGCGATGCGCGAGCTCGAGGGCATCCGCGACCTGGGCGCCGATCCGCAGCACGTCAGCGGTCGGAAGCCGGCCACGC encodes:
- the moeB gene encoding molybdopterin-synthase adenylyltransferase MoeB encodes the protein MSQAPPLPELSREELLRYSRHLILPEVGLEGQRRLKGSSVLIVGAGGLGSPLALYLAAAGVGRIGLVDFDQVDETNLQRQILHGTSSVGRSKLESARARLADMNPLIRVDLYEARLSRDNAFEILEPYQIVVDGTDNFPTRYLVNDACALLAKPNVHGSIFRFEGQVSVFDATRGPCYRCLYPEPPPPGLVPSCAEGGVLGVLPGVIGVLQGIETLKLLLGIGEPLIGRLLIFEALGMSFRELKLRKDPACPLCGERPTIRELIDYEQFCGITPSPDAEDERWEIGPQELSDARRRGDLVLLDVREPQEHAIAHIEGARLMPLGALPARISELDSSQPIVVFCHHGVRSRMALDFMRRAGFAKIQHLRGGIDAWSRDVDPTVPRY
- a CDS encoding M48 family metalloprotease → MRRSIRRWWWVLGIALLAGCAKNPVTGKSELSLVSGAQEAQMGKEGYNAVIQEYGIYEDPKLQAYVDSIGQSLARVSHTPQGPWKFTLLDDPTVNAFAMPGGYVYMTRGMMSHLNSEAQLAGVMGHEIGHVTARHSAQRITQQQLAGIGLGVAGIFSTGFRRYSEVATQALGLMFLKYGRDDENQSDELGVQYSTAAGWDPRDIPATYAMLKRVSDQAGQRLPSFLSTHPDPGSREERTRALAEKAAAGKTGLIVRERAYLQRLDGMIYGRDPQQGYFEGTHYYHPKLAFQITFPEGWKTQDSRSFVMGASQDQKAVMQLTLAPKSDLSPAAYIDALRKDNRIADSQGANETIGGYQAWVGRVAVQNQQGQQATLVAVLIRTSPELMYQILGQPGSEAGEQQILRAARSFGRLTDPARLSVKPDRLRVVPVTRSGDFMSVVQAQGPQAIGIEQTAIMNNKFNDQQVNAGELIKIVARGR
- a CDS encoding protein kinase, with the translated sequence MRLSPGTRLGPYEIFAPLGSGGMGEVYRARDTRLGRDVAVKVLPQQLSANAGVRARFEREARTVSSFNHPHICTLHDVGREGDTDYLVMELVDGETLADRLTRGRLPTADVLRIGAQVADALELAHRAGVTHRDLKPGNIMLTKTGAKLMDFGLARSALDGVVHPVSVTVATLALSQSPHLASPLTAEGTIVGTFQYLAPEQLEGNEADARSDLWALGCVLYEMATGQRAFEGKSQASLIASIMNTDPPRISERVPMTPPALDRVVQQCLAKDPDDRWQSAGDLRRELQWIAQSSSLANAASSSPRVVRHAAWILPTTALVALAAGLFIGERLLPGGRGASSGARSGPHVVSVNKLTDYHGQEVSPQLSPDGKMLLFVSRSGADEDIYLLRVGGENPINLTANSRHADYDPVYSPDGERIAFSSTREGGGVFVMGATGESPRKLTSEGSHPSWSPDGRKIVYSTERVVSPYGRGATANLWVVDVASGEKKRIYTGDAVDPAWSPSGHRIAFWSAEAGQRDLKTIRPDGGDLKPVTRDLAADWGPFWAPDGRSIYFISDRSGIPDLWRVAIDEAGGTVRGAPEPVTAGVARVMRGSFSADGKRLAIMVNDARSEVLQGGFDPIIGKPTSQPVQVFGTSTPIVQADLSDDGSWIAYRTGSPGENITIMRRDGTERRRLTDDGFRNRGPSWVRGTGWIMFYSNRDGKYATWLVRSDGTELRKIAGDSRYETIEVDMTKDGSRLAVAQSGSGGLELGIAQVRDDWFTAGKLPTPAVIDSVYDGFTPLAWSPDGTRIMGDLVLPQGRCPAIFTLATRHAEALSAQPTSIQTWSWLPDSHRIIGWDVNRNSAVLWDVVTKTSREIPGIPGPGDLRLSADGRTLIVVRQINESDIWLLTFE